In the Topomyia yanbarensis strain Yona2022 chromosome 3, ASM3024719v1, whole genome shotgun sequence genome, one interval contains:
- the LOC131694221 gene encoding uncharacterized protein LOC131694221, with protein MEPPKEPTKPCLETDAALAASAANAVEQWRTYQNAYTLYQQQYAAYEEYMRKQATLSTYEEQQAAYNEYLQAHNGYQSQLEQYEHQKVYQDYYAATGEVAPVAAFYPTTTTFLPTAMAVPPPVFTTPLANVDAFYNQSQDHYRDPSTLKHKSDASVKRSKVYTTTNFYANPDDEELFPADLKQLFEPLNCGLCKSKMNSHISANVHYQSKVHERKIIQWLQDYCERTGTPMPYRAKRRPVQVEPVGPNSLRCDACDLPLTSIQHANQHYTGKRHQMVVRGRKTPAGRGYYNKEGVWTRVLTDTDEAPERFGIGQSFAKQKTRYNAKDAKRIRLEPPPSPPPGVKEIVGNVLDGTVGVPAIIATVQPDTPVHAPSITPSYAPMVNPTYTPGFIAQSAGVSNPVEAIKTVESEIQKKESADCVDETGVFCKVCQIAVTSTTVMETHLKGVKHLKKLKSMGRMLPINDNGNAMESILSTLNKPPQQYDWSLYRMPSGKYYCKSCNSILADEKLFSQHWYSKKHKLKVKQEMDELSGKTETKPFYNKRPFGKGRFVKNQ; from the exons ATGGAACCTCCGAAGGAGCCCACAAAGCCATGTCTGGAAACGGATGCGGCACTCGCTGCATCAGCGGCCAATGCAGTGGAACAATGGCGTACGTATCAAAATGCATATACATTGTATCAGCAGCAGTATGCCGCATACGAAGAGTACATGCGAAAACAGGCAACTCTTTCCACTTACGAGGAGCAGCAAGCAGCTTATAATGAATATCTACAAGCACATAATGGTTATCAAAGTCAGCTTGAACAGTATGAGCACCAGAAAGTATACCAGGATTATTATGCTGCAACAGGAGAAGTAGCTCCGGTTGCCGCTTTTTATCCAACTACAACGACTTTTCTTCCAACGGCGATGGCAGTTCCCCCGCCAGTATTTACGACTCCACTCGCTAATGTTGATGCTTTTTACAACCAATCACAAGATCACTATCGGGATCCATCAACTCTGAAACATAAATCAGATGCATCCGTTAAAAGATCTAAGGTTTATACCACGACGAACTTTTATG CAAATCCTGACGACGAAGAACTGTTTCCTGCGGACCTGAAACAACTTTTTGAACCATTGAATTGCGGTCTGTGCAAGAGTAAGATGAACTCCCATATCTCCGCGAATGTGCATTATCAATCGAAGGTGCATGAAAGAAAAATTATCCAATGGCTTCAGGATTATTGTGAACGTACTGGCACTCCCATGCCGTATCGTGCAAAGCGTAGACCGGTACAAGTCGAGCCGGTTGGACCGAATTCATTGCGATGTGATGCTTGCGATTTGCCTTTAACATCGATTCAACATGCCAATCAGCACTATACTGGAAAACGGCATCAGATGGTAGTGCGTGGTAGAAAAACTCCTGCTGGGAGGGGCTACTACAACAAAGAAGGTGTTTGGACTAGAGT TTTGACTGACACGGATGAAGCACCGGAACGCTTTGGAATTGGACAGTCATTCGCCAAACAGAAAACTCGATACAACGCAAAAGATGCCAAGCGAATTCGTTTAGAACCGCCTCCGTCTCCTCCGCCTGGTGTTAAGGAGATTGTTGGAAACGTTCTCGATGGAACTGTGGGAGTACCAGCGATAATAGCTACTGTACAACCAGACACTCCTGTGCACGCACCATCGATAACCCCCTCATATGCTCCAATGGTGAATCCTACTTATACTCCTGGCTTCATCGCCCAATCAGCCGGAGTTTCAAACCCAGTTGAAGCGATTAAAACCGTTGAAAGCGAAATTCAGAAAAAAGAAAGTGCTGATTGTGTCGATGAAACCGGTGTATTTTGCAAGGTATGTCAGATTGCTGTAACTTCAACAACAGTTATGGAGACCCATTTGAAAGGTGTCAAACATTTGAAGAAGCTTAAATCTATGGGTCGTATGCTGCCTATAAATGACAACGGAAACGCAATGGAAAGCATTCTGTCCACGCTCAACAAGCCGCCACAACAATACGATTGGTCACTGTATCGTATGCCATCGGGAAAGTACTATTGTAAATCATGCAACTCTATTCTGGCCGATGAGAAACTCTTTTCTCAACATTGGTACAGTAAAAAGCACAAATTGAAGGTGAAGCAGGAAATGGACGAGTTGTCAGGAAAAACGGAGACGAAACCGTTTTATAATAAACGTCCTTTCGGAAAGGGTCGTTTCGTAAAAAACCAGTGA